The following is a genomic window from Manihot esculenta cultivar AM560-2 chromosome 9, M.esculenta_v8, whole genome shotgun sequence.
GAAGACCACAGTTGATCATTGCCATCATAATAATACATAATAGAATTAAACGATTTCTGATTTCAAATCCACAGATTCTCATCCCTCAAATTATATGataaatacatgaaaatttTTTGCTCCAGCTAGCTCTTAAATCAGCATGCTAAAATCTTAACAATCATGATTTCCTATAGTTGCTTCTGTTCTGAAAAAAGCCAATCAAGGATAACAGCTTTTCTTTCTGTATATATACAGTCATATTTCTGGAGTTCCAATGAAACATGCACCAATTTTCAATGTTTCACTAGCATGGCCTCCAGCTTCTTCTTCCTTGCAGCATGTTTTAATTTCTCTAGTGCAACAAGCCCGACTTGCCGAACTCTTTCTCTGGACAAACCTATCCTGAAGAGATGTTGCAGAGCCATTGTTAAATACCATGCTCAAGTAAAAGAAACAAAAGTTCTTGATGTGGTAACCAAACAGCTGTCTAAGTAAAGAGCTAAGAACTTGCAGATTGGTACAGCTGTCATTATGACGGTCAGTTACAAACCGATCTAAATAACTTTTTCACTCATTTTTCATCTTATTTAAAATTGTtaactcaaattatttaataattttaaactggTTATTACATATTTCCTTTAAATCTACTACCTCGTCGATTTGGGACGTCCCAATCTTAGACTCTTAGATGCATAAAAGCAAAAAGGTCTCTGTACCTCTGAAGGTGCTTAGAAAGAGTCAGTACAGCCAATTTTCTATGTAAGGGATTGTCTATGTCTACTCACCGCTTACTAATGTCCTCCCATGTAAGGGATTCATTATCCAAACCATAGTAAAGTCTTATAATCTCCCTTTCTCGTTCTCGAAGGGTCAAGTCGATAAGCCTGTTTACTTCATCCTGCAAACACATTATTGAACATATGAATATTTGTCTTCCTATCGTCTCTCTACGAAAATAAGACAGTGATCACTGTTAGGAGATTTATTTTCACCTTAAGTGCCCATTCATCTACTACATGCCATGGGTTGTTGTCAAGGCAATTATCTGCAATGTACTTtagaagggaaaagaaaaagagaaagaactcAATCTTGGGTAAAATAATATTCTCAGGTGGTTTTGCAGAATCCAAGTTGGTCTTCACTTACACTATGGTGAGTTTCTCCAGGTAGACCATTCAAAGAGGGGAATGCTTCCCTATCAAGTGAAAAGACCTTGCTAATTGCCTGCATGTAATTACATTTCAGTAAGAAATAGCATACTGAGAATAAGAGTATAGTGTGCAAGAAATGTCTTCAAATATTTCATACCTCTGTTGCATTCCTAACTTTTTTCTGGGACATTTTCAGGGACTCTGCAATCCTCTGAAAATAACAGCAAAAATAAGACATTAACGACCCGTAAGTTGAGACCAGTTGAACTCCAATCTAATGCAGTACACAAGCAAAAACAGAGTAAAATTATTgcctttttttattaaaaaaaaaaaaaaaagaaacttacaTCAATTGAAGGAGTTACTCCTTTCTCTTCCAGTCTGATTTTTGCATTTCGTATTAAGCCTAACCTTTCGTGTAAATGATTAGGCAGTCTCAAGGTTCTCGAATTGTCAACTAATGCTCTTGACACTCCCTGCAAAAGAACGCAAAATGTAAAGCTGCACTAATTTTGGACAATCCTGTTGAAAAGACAGCCTGAATAACAGATGTTACAGACAAATGTTGTAGTAACATGCGTTCAGGTAAGATATATCCGCTGCTAATTTCTCAGTTTAGAAATGCAAAGGACATAAACTCAAGATTTTGAAGGAAAGCTAAGAGAGGAAATAGAATAATTTAAATGTTGCATTGCCACATCCTTACATATGCCATTGCTAAACAGAAGGGGCAGACTAAGTGAATAATTTAGTAGAAACAGAAAAGACTATGAAGTGTAAGTTCTTAAGATCTTGTATATAGAAGTAGTTTGTCATTTGCCAAATACTAAGTTCTATAAAAATTATACTCTAAAAGCAAATATCAGCCTTACCTGACGGATCCACCAATAAACATAAGTTGAAATTTTGAATCCTTTTGAAGAATCAAATTTCTCAATACCACGCAATAGTCCAATCAAACCTCCCTGCATGAGAATTATTACAAAAATTGCATGTCATAGGGTCCCATCAAACCTTTCTAAGaacaaaaatatttcataatagaAATGAGAAACAAAAACATTACCTGAACAAGGTCAGCCATTTCAGCACCCATGTGATCATATCTTTGAGCAATTGACATAACTAGACGAACATTGCTCATTGCTAGTTTCTCTCTTGCCAAAGAACAAGCAATCAATTTGGACTGTAACTCTGCACGAGAAATCCTCAAGGAAGTTGCTAGTTGTTCATCAGAGGGCTCACATCCTAATCTCTCCTTCAGCCTGGAATTTACAATGGAAGTGGACCAAACATAAAGATAAAGATCATATTGCTTTAATTTCCTTCCAAAAGAAGATTCTTAGGTCTCaccaccaaaaagaaaaaatgtctTTGGCATGCAAAGCTACTTGTTATTGATATTTAACAAGGCATATGAAGAACATTCACTTTACTGATTTGAAAATTTCACCGATTGGTAAGACCGTATCTCACCTGGATTTATGATCCTCCAAGGAAAGACCAGCTTTTATTATCCTCGAAAGGCGCACTACTTCTGCATGTGTGAGCAGCTCTTCACTTACAACACCCTTAACATAACCCTTCAAACGATTCTGCAGCAGCTCAGGACTCACGGCTGATTGTAGCTGCTTAAATGTACTAGCTTGCACTGTGGCTTTATTCTGGCCCAGATTCTTCCTCCTAGTATTTATTCTCCGTTGTCGAGCTGACAACCCAGAGCAAGTAACAGGTATCTTCTTTTCACTTTTCCTATTGGTTGAGTCACTTGAGGCTGTCCTCTCAAATGAGAGATTCCACTGTTTCTCAAGCATAGACTTCTGCAACAAAAGAAGTGCCTCTACAGAATAATCAAGATCAGAAATGTCCTCTTCTATGTCATGGAATGTCTTGAACCTTGTTTCTgtagttgaagaagaagaggctgtaTCCACATGCTCTTTAAGAGCCTTAATAGACTGTGTATTTCTATTGGAGGATGGGTAAGTGGGGCCATAATTTGATGACTTTTTTGCACCTATGACATTCTTTGTTGAAGCAATTTGGTAGTGTGTTAATCCATGATCATTGACATTGAAAAGCTTATCTGTAAGGTCAGAATAATAAAATGAGGAACTCAATAGCCTCTTTCCTGCACTAAGTCCAATAACTGCAGCAGTGGTCATCATATGTTTTC
Proteins encoded in this region:
- the LOC110623687 gene encoding RNA polymerase sigma factor sigA isoform X2, producing the protein MMTTAAVIGLSAGKRLLSSSFYYSDLTDKLFNVNDHGLTHYQIASTKNVIGAKKSSNYGPTYPSSNRNTQSIKALKEHVDTASSSSTTETRFKTFHDIEEDISDLDYSVEALLLLQKSMLEKQWNLSFERTASSDSTNRKSEKKIPVTCSGLSARQRRINTRRKNLGQNKATVQASTFKQLQSAVSPELLQNRLKGYVKGVVSEELLTHAEVVRLSRIIKAGLSLEDHKSRLKERLGCEPSDEQLATSLRISRAELQSKLIACSLAREKLAMSNVRLVMSIAQRYDHMGAEMADLVQGGLIGLLRGIEKFDSSKGFKISTYVYWWIRQGVSRALVDNSRTLRLPNHLHERLGLIRNAKIRLEEKGVTPSIDRIAESLKMSQKKVRNATEAISKVFSLDREAFPSLNGLPGETHHSYIADNCLDNNPWHVVDEWALKDEVNRLIDLTLREREREIIRLYYGLDNESLTWEDISKRIGLSRERVRQVGLVALEKLKHAARKKKLEAMLVKH
- the LOC110623687 gene encoding RNA polymerase sigma factor sigA isoform X1 — its product is MMTTAAVIGLSAGKRLLSSSFYYSDLTDKLFNVNDHGLTHYQIASTKNVIGAKKSSNYGPTYPSSNRNTQSIKALKEHVDTASSSSTTETRFKTFHDIEEDISDLDYSVEALLLLQKSMLEKQWNLSFERTASSDSTNRKSEKKIPVTCSGLSARQRRINTRRKNLGQNKATVQASTFKQLQSAVSPELLQNRLKGYVKGVVSEELLTHAEVVRLSRIIKAGLSLEDHKSRLKERLGCEPSDEQLATSLRISRAELQSKLIACSLAREKLAMSNVRLVMSIAQRYDHMGAEMADLVQGGLIGLLRGIEKFDSSKGFKISTYVYWWIRQGVSRALVDNSRTLRLPNHLHERLGLIRNAKIRLEEKGVTPSIDIGVQLVSTYGSLMSYFCCYFQRIAESLKMSQKKVRNATEAISKVFSLDREAFPSLNGLPGETHHSYIADNCLDNNPWHVVDEWALKDEVNRLIDLTLREREREIIRLYYGLDNESLTWEDISKRIGLSRERVRQVGLVALEKLKHAARKKKLEAMLVKH